In Cyprinus carpio isolate SPL01 chromosome A14, ASM1834038v1, whole genome shotgun sequence, a single window of DNA contains:
- the LOC122133945 gene encoding solute carrier family 25 member 43-like produces MATVKKDDRLTTSQSLLCVGFAGVFSKTVTSPLEVVKILSQIGTFHCKRGFLHSFVFICQNEGLRAFWKGNMVSCLRLFPYSAIHLATYKNIVHLHMMKQGDISQWRAIVAGGLAGISAALATYPLEVVETRLIAQNCQEPTYRGLLHSLSIIYRNEGLQALYRGFSLTVLGAVPFSVGCYAVYVNLDKLWQERHVRFTSLQNFINGCLAAGVAQTLSFPFETVKKKMQAQSLLLPHCGGVDVHFNGMIDCFRQVIKNKSVLALWSGLTANMVKIVPYFGLLFSCFEMCKQVCLYRNGYIISPLSYKPKPGVDQSLGPYELQEFKRYLKNRKSHKAQSSSIGNRW; encoded by the exons ATGGCCACAGTCAAAAAGGACGACCGACTGACAACTTCTCAAAGTTTACTGTGCGTCGGTTTTGCCGGGGTTTTTAGCAAAACTGTAACGTCACCCCTGGAAGTTGTGAAGATTTTGAGTCAAATAGGAACATTTCACTGCAAACGCGGCTTCCTGcacagctttgtttttatttgtcagaaCGAGGGGCTTCGAGCATTTTGGAAGGGTAACATGGTTTCCTGTCTACGGTTGTTCCCCTACAGTGCCATACATTTAGCAACTTACAAAAA TATTGTCCACCTTCACATGATGAAACAGGGTGATATCTCGCAATGGAGAGCCATAGTAGCCGGTGGGCTGGCAGGCATATCTGCCGCTCTAGCAACATATCCACTGGAGGTGGTTGAAACCAGACTTATTGCTCAGAATTGCCAAGAACCAACGTACAGAGGGTTGCTGCATTCTCTTTCCATCATCTACAGAAATGAAGGACTTCAGGCTCTCTACAGAGGCTTTTCACTCACAGTGTTAG GTGCCGTTCCCTTCTCTGTTGGCTGCTATGCGGTGTATGTCAATTTGGATAAGCTGTGGCAGGAGCGTCATGTTCGCTTCACATCTTTGCAGAACTTCATCAATGGCTGTCTTGCAGCAGGAGTCGCTCAGACTCTCTCCTTCCCCTTTGAAACTGTTAAAAAGAAGATGCAG GCCCAGAGTCTTCTTTTGCCCCACTGTGGAGGAGTTGATGTCCATTTTAATGGAATGATTGACTGCTTCAGACAGGTCATAAAGAACAAGAGCGTCTTGGCTCTTTGGAGTGGCCTTACAGCCAACATGGTGAAG ATTGTCCCATATTTCGGCCTGCTTTTCAGTTGCTTTGAGATGTGTAAGCAAGTGTGCCTTTACCGGAATGGTTACATCATTTCTCCACTAAGCTACAAGCCTAAACCAGGTGTGGACCAGAGCCTGGGCCCATATGAACTACAGGAGTTTAAGCGCTacctgaaaaacagaaaatcacacaAAGCACAGAGTTCATCCATAGGAAACCGCTGGTAA
- the LOC109102111 gene encoding LOW QUALITY PROTEIN: ADP/ATP translocase 3 (The sequence of the model RefSeq protein was modified relative to this genomic sequence to represent the inferred CDS: deleted 1 base in 1 codon) produces MNETAISFAKDFLAGGIAAAISKTAVAPIERVKLLLQVQHASKQITVDKQYKGIIDCVVRIPKEQGFLSFWRGNLANVIRYFPTQALNFAFKDKYKKVFLDGVDKHTQFWRYFAGNLASGGAAGATSLCFVYPLDFARTRLAADVGKAGAEREFSGLGNCLVKISKSDGIRGLYQGFNVSVQGIIIYRAAYFGIYDTAKGMLPDPKNTHIVVSWMIALTVTAVAGIASYPFDTVRRRMMMQSGRKGADIMYSGTIDCWKKISRDEGGKAFFKGAWSNVLRGMGGAFVLVLYDELKKVI; encoded by the exons ATGAATGAGACCGCCATCTCTTTCGCCAAGGACTTCTTGGCCGGTGGTATTGCCGCTGCTATCTCTAAAACCGCCGTAGCCCCAATCGAGAGAGTCAAGCTGCTGCTTCAG GTGCAACATGCTAGCAAACAGATTACAGTGGATAAGCAATACAAGGGCATTATTGACTGCGTGGTGCGTATTCCCAAGGAGCAGGGCTTTCTGTCGTTCTGGAGAGGAAACTTGGCAAACGTCATCAGATACTTCCCCACCCAGGCCCTCAACTTTGCTTTTAAGGACAAGTACAAGAAGGTCTTCCTCGATGGTGTAGACAAGCACACCCAGTTCTGGAGGTACTTCGCTGGTAACCTG GCTTCAGGTGGTGCTGCTGGTGCCACATCCCTCTGCTTCGTGTACCCCCTCGACTTCGCAAGAACCCGTCTGGCCGCTGACGTCGGCAAGGCTGGAGCAGAAAGAGAGTTCAGCGGCCTGGGTAACTGCTTGGTGAAGATCTCCAAGTCTGATGGCATCAGAGGTCTGTACCAGGGCTTCAATGTGTCCGTCCAGGGTATCATCATTTACAGAGCCGCCTATTTCGGCATCTATGACACAGCCAAGG GTATGCTGCCAGATCCCAAAAACACCCACATTGTTGTCAGCTGGATGATCGCTCTGACTGTGACTGCTGTTGCTGGTATTGCATCCTACCCCTTCGATACAGTCCGTCGTCGTATGATGATGCAGTCTGGACGCAAAGGAG cCGACATAATGTACAGTGGCACAATTGACTGCTGGAAGAAGATCTCACGTGATGAGGGTGGCAAGGCTTTCTTCAAGGGAGCCTGGTCTAATGTTCTCAGAGGCATGGGTGGTGCCTTTGTGCTGGTTTTGTATGATGAGCTGAAGAAGGTCATTTAA